The Deltaproteobacteria bacterium genome includes a window with the following:
- a CDS encoding HAD family hydrolase: protein MSVKLLITDLDHTLWDWAGYIVPSLKVMVDSVETTTGYPRPFIIEALKKVYGRYQTTEYAFTLQQSAIWTRWRRQHGDDLDRFLETVVTPAALAYAAERKKRFRLYPGVKETLEKLKRQGVSIVALSDAPRFPAEQRLKRAGIDSLFDGLYCLKSYPIPKSGGRHRVAPFIVAKERSGHYRSQVGKVIELPPSWEKPDPRGLRKILKAIGVKPEEAILVGDSLRKDGAVAHTAGVPFYWARYGTEIPAKILEELSLYTPAAVRRRNSSPPAGEVHRKGELVSFRDILRLQ, encoded by the coding sequence ATGTCGGTAAAACTCCTCATCACCGATCTCGACCACACGCTCTGGGACTGGGCGGGGTATATCGTTCCGTCTCTGAAGGTGATGGTGGATTCGGTCGAGACGACCACCGGCTACCCGAGACCGTTCATTATCGAGGCTCTCAAGAAGGTTTACGGGCGCTACCAGACGACCGAATACGCCTTCACCCTGCAACAGTCGGCCATCTGGACCCGCTGGCGGAGGCAGCATGGCGACGACCTGGACCGTTTCCTCGAAACCGTCGTCACTCCCGCCGCCCTTGCCTATGCCGCCGAACGGAAGAAACGGTTCCGCCTGTACCCGGGAGTGAAAGAGACTCTGGAAAAGCTTAAGCGTCAGGGCGTGAGTATCGTCGCGCTGTCCGACGCGCCGAGGTTCCCCGCCGAGCAGCGGCTGAAGCGCGCCGGAATCGACAGCCTGTTCGACGGCCTCTACTGCCTGAAGTCCTATCCGATTCCGAAGTCAGGCGGCCGACACCGGGTCGCGCCGTTCATCGTCGCCAAAGAGCGGTCCGGCCACTACCGGTCCCAAGTCGGCAAAGTCATCGAACTGCCACCGTCCTGGGAAAAGCCGGACCCGCGAGGACTGCGGAAAATCCTGAAGGCGATTGGCGTGAAACCAGAAGAAGCCATTCTGGTCGGCGACTCGCTCCGGAAAGACGGGGCCGTCGCCCATACCGCCGGAGTGCCGTTCTACTGGGCCCGGTACGGAACCGAGATCCCGGCCAAGATTCTTGAAGAGCTTTCCCTCTATACGCCCGCCGCCGTCCGCCGCCGGAACTCTTCGCCGCCAGCGGGGGAGGTTCACCGGAAGGGGGAGCTGGTTTCATTCAGGGATATATTGAGGCTTCAATGA